Part of the Halobacteriovoraceae bacterium genome is shown below.
GGAATCTCTGGCCCCGAATTTTTCTTGCCCGGCCTTTGTTCTTTACTCTGTGTATTAACCGAGGGTTTTGAATCTTCTTTTTGAGATGTTTGAACACTTTTTTGACCACTTGAACTAGTTGCTAAAGTATAGGACCAATTATTTTCTTTTTTTGTTTCTTCGAAATTAATTTTTGGACTTTTAATAATTATTTCTGCAGTACCTCCTCCCATAAGAATTGACCAAAGGGGAATATATACTCTTACATCAGAAACATCAAAAAGATCTCTCTTAAAATTTTTCTTGGCCTTAAGTTTAAAAGAATTAACCTTGAATTCAATCGAAGTTCCAATGCCTAATTGAATCTCTCCTATTTCAACCTGTGAATTTGGAAATTTATTTTCAATTTCAGTCTTGGCAATTTGTCTTATTTCGTTTGTATCAATTTTACTAATAAAATAAAATACAGCTCCCACAAGTATGATGAAAATTGACGCAGCAACAACTAGCCCAATTTTTAACTTTGAACTTTTCATGTAATCTCCGAAGAATTATTCTGAACTATGCATTCAGATCGTTATAGATAGATTTTAATGAATGTAGCAACTTATAACAAGGTAAGAGGTGCGAATTTAACCATAAATTTCTTTTTGCTCCCATCTCTAAATTTTATTACAACTTTCTCATCTGGCCCTGGACTTGAGGACTCTAACACAATACCTTCCCCGTATAAAGAATGTCCTACTTTTGAGCCTTCAGGATAAGTAGATTTTAAAATCTTCTGTTTCTCATGAGTTGTTTGCCTGACAATGTAAGATTCTTCATTAAAGGAGCTTTCTTGTGAAAAATCATTCCAATCGTCATCATAAGAATTTTCGTCATTAAAATTGAATTGTGAACGTTTTTTTCCTTCAATTTTCCAATCATAATACTTGTTTGGAATTTCATTCAAAAAACGACTTGGGCCATTAAACTTAATTTGTCCAAAAAGCATTCGTCCTTGTGCAAAAGTAAGATAGAGTCTTTTCATGGCCCTTGTCATGGCCACGTAAAAAAGTCGTCTTTCTTCTTCTATCCCTATTTCGCCGTTATCCATACTTTGATAGGATGGAAAAACATTTTCTTCTAGTCCTGTTACAAAAACGTAGGGGAACTCAAGACCTTTAGCTCCGTGAATGGTCATCAATGCGATTTCCCCTTCATCCTTATTATCCCCTTCTCTTGATTGATCTAAAGTAATTGTTTCTAAAAAATTAACTAGCCTATTTGAAGAATTAATTTTTTCAAACTGTTTAATTGCATTTCCAAGTTCTTCTAAATTTTCTATTCTGGCCTGTGATTCGTAATCTTTTTTTTGAATCAGTGAATCGTAGTAGCCAGATTCATGCATAACTTTTTCAAAAATGATAATACATGATTCATTTTGTTCATTCATTGCACGACATTCATTAATCAAAGATGAAAAATTTGATAACGCAGACTTTACCTTTGCACTTAATCTAATATGTGAAAAATCTTGAGAATTCTCACATAGTGAACTAATGATTTCCCACAACGTTGAATTTGACTTAATTGCTTCTTCTTCAATTTTTCTTAGAGTCGTTGTTCCTATTCCTCTCGCAGGTACGTTTATAATTCTCGATAAGGCCAAAGAATCCTTCTCGTTAATTATTAGTCGCATATAGGCCAAAATATCTTTGACTTCTTTTCTTTCGTAAAATTTTATCCCCCCGACTATTCGATATGGAGTATTTGAATTTCGAAGAGCGTCTTCAATCAATCTAGATTGTGCATTGGCCCGGTAAAAAACGGCAATATCATTTAAAGGAACGCCAGAAGATATCAACTTATCGATTTCAGAAGCTACAAACTGAGATTCTTTTATATCATTTTCACATTCTCTAATTTGTATTGATTCACCATTTTCATTTTCAGTCCAAAGTTCTTTTCCTTTTCTTTGAGAGTTTCTTTGAATCACATGTGATGCCGCTTCAATAATATTTGCAGAAGAGCGGTAGTTCTGTTCTAGTTTCAATATTTTTGCTTCAGGGAAACTTTCCTCGAATTCTAAAATATTCCTAATATCTGCGCCTCTCCAAGAATAGATACTCTGGTCTTCATCTCCTACAACGCATATATTCCTATGGATGAGGGCCAGTTTTTCAACGAGCTCAAATTGTGCTCTATTTGTATCTTGATACTCATCTACTAGAATATATTTATATCGATTCTGATAACTTTCTAGAACATTTGGATAAGTTTCAAATAATTGAATTACAGCTGTGATAAGTCCACCAAAATCAATGGCATTTGCTTTATGAATCTCTGTTTCATATTCTTCGAAAAAAGTATAATAAGCATCATCTTTTTCTAATTCATAATCAATTTCTATTTTATTTTCCCGCCCCAAATAATGACCAAGATGTTTGAGTGAAGAGAAATAATTCATAATTTCAAATGGTGAAACTTGTTTAGTGTTTAGTCCATGTCTACCCATGATAGATTTAACAACTGATTTCGATTCAGAATCATCATATATTGTAAAACTTCGACTTAAACCAAGATAGTTTGCTTCATTTCTTAAAAGTCTTGCACAAAATGAATGAAATGTTGTTACTTGTAGTGCTCCGATATCAACTTGAATAGCAGAAGCAATCCTCTCTCTCATTTCTCCGGCCGCCTTATTTGAAAACGTAAGGGCCAGTACTTGATAGGGACTAATATTTTTTTCTTCTATCAGATAACCCATTCTTGATACTAGTGTTCTTGTTTTTCCTGAGCCAGCTCCGGCCAAGATCATTACAGGGCCTTCAGTTTCTTTTACTGCTAATTTTTGTTGCCTATTGAGCTTATTGATATCAAACAAAACTACTCCACAGTTACTGACTTGGCCAAATTTCTGGGTTTATCAATATCTGTTCCTTTATACTTGGCCAAATAATAAGAGAGTAATTGACCTACAACATTTGTATAAAGTGGCGCCAGATCACCTAGCCCTTCAAAATTTAATGGAATATAGTAATTACATGATTCACTTAATTTCTGATCATTTTTAGGGCCAATTCCAACGATTATTCCTTTTCTAGCTTTCACCTCTAATAAGTTTGAATATGTCTTATCATAAAGCTCAGGTCCAATAAAAGCGATATTCACCATTTCTTCATCAATGAGTGCAATTGGCCCGTGCTTCAACTCTCCTGCCGCATAACCTTCAGCATGGACATAGGCAATCTCTTTTAGTTTTAAGGCGCCTTCTAATGCCACTGGAAAATATATTCCTCGCCCCGTAAATATATAACCCTTATTATTTGATATCTCTTCAGCAATATTTTTAATTTTTTCTATATTATTTAGTAGTTCATCAATTCTATCAGCAAGAAGAGAATAATCCTTAAGTACTTTTTCCTTATTAATTTCTCCGGCCAAAGCTTGAGCATACAAACGTCCAGTCAGAACTTGTAGAGTAAACGCTTTTGTAGATGCGACTCCTATTTCAACTCCAGCATGAATGAGTAGATTGAAATCACAGTCTCTAAAAAGAGTGCTGCCATCGACATTCACAATAGAAATTGTTTTTAAATTATTTTTCTTACAAAGTTCCTGTGCAGCTAATGTGTCAGCAGTTTCCCCTGATTGTGATATAAACAGGCCTAATTCTCCATTATTAAGTAATGGATTGCGGTATCGAAATTCACTGGCCAAATCTATCACAGTTGGTACTTTTGAAACTGTTTCTAGATAGTTTTTTATAATTAGTCCTGCGTGCCAAGCTGTTCCACAAGCAGAAATATGAACAAGACTTGGTCTAAATTCACTGACGGACTTAAGGCCTTCTAGACCTTTGTCTGATAGATATTTCTGGGCCAAGCTACGAATTAACCCGGGTTGTTCATAAATTTCTTTTTGCATGTAATGATCAAAATGACCCTTGTCGGAAACTTCAAGATTTCCTTCTTCTATTTTGTGCAAAAATCTTCGAGATTCTCTTCCATCAAGTTCAAAGAATTTAAGAGTTGATTCACCATTAATTTTAAGTTCGCACAAAACTTCATCTTCTGGAAAATAAATATCTGAAACATGTCCAACCAAGGCATATGGATCCGAAGAAACCATTAAATTATTTGTTTTTGAATTTTTTCCACAGACAAGTGGGGCAGATTTTTTTATCGCAAAAAGTTCATTTGATTTATCATTGATAACAACTAAAGCAGAGTTTCCTTCTATTTTTTTAAATGCGCTTACAATAGCATCTTTCAAATTACTCCCACTTTTTAGCTCGAAGGCCAAAAGACCTAAGAAGGCCTCAGAATCGGTTTCTGTATGAAAGATAATTCCTTCACTTTCTAAGTCTTTTTTAATTTCATGAAAATTTTCTATAATTCCATTATGTACAATTGATACATGTGGAAATTCATCGAAAAAGTGTGGGTGAGCATTTTTATCATTTACGATTCCATGTGTGGCCCAACGAGTGTGTCCAATTGCAATATGTGAAGATGTTGTATGATTTTTTAATTCGCTAATCAGGTTTTCAAGTTTTCCTTCTTTTTTGACGACTTCAAGTTTTTGCCTTTCATTTTTGAAGCAAACTCCAGCGGAATCATAACCGCGATATTCCAAACGGGCCAAACCCTCAAGTACAATGTCCACAGCATTCTGAGGACCTAAATACCCAACTATTCCACACATAATGCACCCCTTCAAAAGTTGAGCTCAAATGTATCATACCAATTGCATTTATTAAACAAAGTTAACTGGCCTAGGCCCGCTATGACAACGTTTCATAAGTTTGTTTAATAAACTTAATTAGTGTAAGTTATTGGTATTGTTTGTCATTCAGGCCCTATAGGATTGATACTTAATCAAAAAACTCTAATCCTGTTTTTGATCTAATATATTTCAAAACTCCTTCTTTAGAGACCATCCATTTTCTTTTAGTTATGACTACACTCAACCACAAAGCCACTGATGGACCTTAATTTTTTTGAGTAGATATTTTTACCAAATTTAATATCTGTAAATACTAGAGGCCCAGGTAAAGCCCGAACCAAAAGCAGCTGAGGCCACAAGCATACCTGGTTTTAGAATACCTGCTTCAAGAGCGTCTCTCATCCCTAGAGGTATGGTTGCTGCAGTAGTATTTCCATATTTTTGAATTGTGTTGAAGACTTTAGTTTCATCGACTCCTAGCATTTCACCAACTTTTGAGTTGATTCTTAGGTTTGCCTGATGAAACAAAAAAAGATCAATGTCATCAACAGTATATCCTGAGGTTTCTAGGGTTGAAGAAAGACTCTCGGCCATGCGTTTGGTTGCATGAACAAAAACTGTTCTCCCATTCATGTAGGGATAGTGCAGTCCTTTTTCAATCATATCTGCATTGATGCGTTCTCCATCAGGAAAACCAGATCCTGGTGCCGGAATCCATAGTTCTTTTGCATATTGTCCTTCAGCGTGTAGCTGACAGTGAATAATATGTGAGTCTTGTTTTTCATCTTCAACCTCAGTGGGTTGAATGATGACGGCCCCTGCAGCATCGCCAAAGAGAACAGAAACGGCTCGACCTTCGGGTGTTTTATCAAGAGCTTTTGAGTGAACTTCTGATCCAACAAGTAAAATATTTTTATACTTTCCTGTTTGAATAAAAGAATCGGCCATAGACATACCGTATATGAAACCAGAACATTGTTGTCTAATATCAAATGCTGGAACTCCCGGGATGCCAAGTTTGGCCTGCAAAAAACATCCTGAACCAGGAAAATCGTGATCGGGACTTAGAGTAGCAAATATAATCAGGTCGATTTCTTCTTTTTGAATTTTTGCATCATTAATTGCAGCAATTGAGGCCTCACATGCGAGATCTGAAGTAGAGGTATTATTATCAACCCAATAGCGTTGTTCTATGCCTGTTCTTTGTTGAATCCACTCATCTGACGTATCCATCATTTTTTCTAAGTCTGAATTTTTAACAAGTTTTGGAGGGACATATGCACCAACGCCAGCGATTTTGCTTCTTACCATAATGAATTCCTTTTATCTTAACTACACAGTATAGGCCTCAGAGAATCTATGGAAAATATGCTTTGTGTTAATTGAATTTTAACTTTTTAAAAAGTTCAGGTAGAGTAAAGTATTACAAAAGGAAAAATTATGCCTTCTGCTCTTTTAACTTTCATAAAATTCTTGTCGAGGCCTCTTTTTGATATTGGTGGGAATTCAATATCAGTGATTACAATTTTTGTTGCAGTTTTATTATTCTGGTCAAGTACTTTTTTATCAAATCTGAGTGTGAAGTTGACCTATAGAATTCTTAACAAAGCAGACCTTGAAAGAGGTGTGAGAGAGTCATTTGCAAAAGTATCAAAATATCTCACTTTATTTTTAGGAATAATGATTTCACTAAGTGCCTTAGGTTTCAATCTCAATTCAATTGCTGCGATATCAGCTGTACTTGGTGTGGGGATTGGATTTGGACTGCAAAATATTACTCAAAATTTTATGTCAGGCTTGATTATTCTTTTTGAACGTCCAATTAAAGTTGGTGATTTAGTTGAAGTAAATGGTGTGTCAGGACGAGTTGTAGAGATCAATTTTAGATCGACCCTTATTCACACGAGAGATGATGTAGCAATAATAGTTCCAAATTCAAAATTTATTGCAGAGCAGGTAGTGAATGAAAGTTTTTCGGGAGAAAAAATTAGGCTACATTTGAGGGTGGGTGTTGCTTATGGAACAGATGTGCAAAAAGTTAAAGAAATTCTATTAAAAATTGCACAGGAAAATGAGGGAGTCCTTATGACTCCTCCACCTAGTGTAATATTTGAAGATTTTGCAGATTCGAGTTTAAATTTTAAATTAAGAGTTTGGGTGAAAGAGTTGTGGACAACTGAGGATATTTTGTCTGAATTAAGGTTTCAGGTGGATAAAGCTTTTAAAGAAAATAATATATCCATTCCCTTTCCACAAAGAGATGTGTGGATTAAAGAACAAAAAAATTAGGCCCAGACATGCTTGAACCTAATTATTATATGCTTGAATGTAGAGTTCCAGATGAAGTTGATGATATTGCTCGTCTTAAAGCAGTTTATATTAAAGATTTAGGTTCATGGCGTATTGGTAAATCATTTACAAAAGAGCTACCCAATCCTCTTCATATTTTCATCAAAGAAGGATATCCCGATACTCTTCTTGAAATGTACAGTAATGATGCTCTTATTATTACCAAAAGAATGTATAAGGTACTTTTAGAAAATGGCATTAATAATATGGATGCTTATCCATGTGTTATTTTGAATAAAGAAACTGGTTTTAAGAGTCTTGATTATATTGCCATTAATTTAATTGGACTAATCGAATCAGTTGATCTGGAAAAATCAAAAATATTGAATCAAAACTCTTCTCAAAAAATTGATTTGGATTTTGAAGGTGTAGTCATAGATGAACTCAAGGCCAAAAATCATCTTATGTTTAGACTTGCTGAAAATACAAGTGCAATTGTAGTACACAAGAGTATTAGAAACGCACTTCTTGAAGCTGGATTTATCATGTTAACTTTTGTTGACCCTGAAATTTGGATAGGTTGAACTTACTTCTTTTTCAAAAACTTTTTGGCCAAACCTTCTTTAGTAACTTGGCGCTCTCTTGCTATAGCAAACCCACCATCTGGGATATCTTTGTTTATCGTTGATCCGCTAGCTACATATGCCTCGTCTCCAATTTTGACTGGAGCAATCATTTGTGAATCTGAACCTATAAAACAGCCTTTACCAATTGTAGTTTTGTGTTTATTGGCACCATCGTAATTACACGTGATAAATCCGCACCCAATATTAGAATCCTCGCCAATTTCGGCGTCTCCAACATAACTTAAATGTGAAACTTTAACACCCTTATCCAGCCGAGTTTTCTTTATCTCAACAAAGTTACCAATTTTACATTCGTCTTTAACAATTGAATCAGGTCTTAAATGGGCAAATGGGCCTATGGTAACATTATCGCCTAGTCTTGAATCTTCCAAAATGCAGTATGGTTTAATGGTTGTTTGTTTTCCAATAATAGTATTTTTTATAACTGAACCAGGTAACAAGATACATTTTTCACCGATTTTTGTGCCTGATTGTATGAAATTATTTGGATAAACAGTTGTTCCTCTACCAATTTCAACATCGTAGTCTAAATACGTGTGCCGAGATTCTACAAAATAGACCCCATCATTTTGGAGCTGAGCTGCTCGCTCTTTTCTTAGAATTGTATTTACTTTATCCAGTTGGTCAGGATTATTTACGCCTAAAAAGGAACCATCGTCTTCAAATTCACAAGAAGTGACATTTCGACCTTGTTGAAAAAGATCAGTAAGATAGAGCTCTCCAGATTGATTATTAGTATTAAGAGAATCAAGATGATCTAATATGTAACTAGTTTTGAAAATATAAAGTCCACTATTAACAATTTTAATTGTCTTTTGTTGTGTATTTGCGTCTTTTTCTTCAATAATTTTAAGTCCTTTATCTCCTATAACTATTCTCCCATAGCCAGTTGGGTTCGTTGTTTTAAAAGTCGCAACGACTGCATCAGCTTTCGTATCTTTCAAGCATGAAAATAGTTTTTGAAAATGTGATTCTCTTATCAGAGGAGTGTCGGCGCAGGTTATCAATGTAAAGTCATAGTCCTTTGCATCCTTCACTCCAAGAAAATAAGACTTCACCGCATCTCCTGTACCGATTTGCTTTTCTTGGAGTACAGTATTTACATTCTCATATTGCGAAATATGTTCTTCAACTAATTCTCGCTTATGTCCTACAACACAAGAAATATTATCCTTTAAATTTAAATTCTTTGAAAACTTTTTTAGTTCTCTTATCGGAAAATCAATCAGCTTAAGACCTGCAGCAGGTGCAAGAGGCTTAGGTACTTCCATATTTAGTCGCTTTCCTTCTCCTGCCGCTAAAATCACTGAACTAAAACTCTCTGACATATAAAACCTACCTAAGTTGACTATTTAAAGCACGCATTATAGCGCACTCCTAATAAGCTTTGAACACTAACATCTAGAAAACTTTAGTAAAAAAAAGTTAAAAAAAAATATTTATTTTTTACTAAAGATTAAAAAAATAGCAAATTAGGTCATTTTTCTTAAAGCAGTGGACATTTTTTCCCGATCCATTTAGCAGAACGCATTAATAAGTGCAGTTAGCTAATTTGTTTTCGGAGGATCTATGGTTACAAATTACGAGGGTGACAATATCGATTTTAAAGATCATCTCCCCTTGTTACCAATTAGAGATATTGTAGTTTATCCTTTTATGATACTACCTCTATTTGTTGGACGAAAATCATCTATGCAAGCAGTTGATCACTCTCTTAATCAAACAGACCGATTGATTTTGCTGGCCAGCCAAAAAGATATTACTGCTGAAACTCCTTCTCCAAGTGAAATTTATGAACTGGGAACAGTTGCTATCATTATGAGAATGAGAAAACTACCAGATGGAAGAATAAAAATTCTAGTACAAGGACTCAGTAAGGCCAGAATCCTTGAGTATACACAAGAAGCACCTTTTTTTAGTGCAAAATTAATGAAAGTAGATGATATTTTTGCAGATGGAAAAGATGTTGCCATCTCTGCATTAATGAGAACAATTCGGGAACAATTAGAGAGAGTCACCTCTCTTGGAAAAATATTACCAGATAATATACTCATGATTCTAGAAGATGTGAATGAACCTGGTAGACTTGCTGATCTTGTCTCTTCTAATCTCAATTTAAATGTGGCCGAGGCACAACTTATTTTAGAAATTCTCGATCCTGTTGAGAGGCTTCATAAAATTAATGAAATCCTTACTCGTGAAATACAGATTCTGGCCATGCAGGCAAAAATCAAAAATGTTGCAAAAGATGGAATTACAAAAACTCAAAAAGAGTTCTTTCTTAGAGAGCAAATTAAAGCAATTAAAAATGAACTTGGTGATGACCATAATTCTGAGGCCCTCGATGAGTTCACTGAATTAAGACAGAAAATAGTTTCTGCAAATATGCCTGAAGAGGCCTACCAAGAATCAGCAAAGCAACTCTCTCGATTAGAAAAAATGCATCCTGACTCTTCTGAATCAAGCATCATTCGAAATTATTTAGATTGGATGATTGATGTCCCCTGGTCTGTGGAGTCCGAAGAGCATATAGATATTGACGCATCAAAAAAGATACTCGACGAAGATCACTTTGAGCTAGAGAAAGTCAAAGAAAGAGTTCTAGAGTATCTTGCTGTTCGACAGCTCAAGGGCAAAGAAATGAAAGGCCCTATCATGTGTTTTTCAGGGCCACCGGGTGTTGGAAAAACTTCTCTAGGTAAATCAATTGCTCGTGCAACCGGAAGAGAATTTGTCAGAATCTCTCTCGGAGGGGTGAAAGATGAAGCTGAAATCCGTGGACATAGAAGAACTTATGTCGGAGCTATGCCGGGAAGAATCATCCAAGCATTAAAACAGGCAGGTACAAATAATCCCGTCATTCTTTTAGATGAGGTTGATAAGTTAGGAGGGGATTTCAAAGGGGATCCATCTTCTGCACTACTTGAAGTTTTGGATCCAGAACAAAATCACAATTTTAGGGATCATTATCTTAACGTAAATTTTGATCTTTCAAACGTTATGTTTATAGCAACATCTAACGTCCTTTCAGATATTCCAGAACCTTTAAGAGACAGAATGGAAGTTTTAAGTTTGAGTGGATATACTCTCGAAGAAAAAACGGCCATTTGTTCTAGATATCTAATTCCCAAACAAATGGAAGAAAATGGTGTTAACGAGGAACAGATCACTTTTACAAAAGATGGGATTGTAAAAGTCATAAATAGTTTTACTTCTGAAGCAGGTCTAAGAAACTTGGAAAGACAGATAGGTTCATTGTGTCGAAAAGTAGCAATGAAGATTGCTAGAGGTAAAATTGAGCTAACAGAAATAAATCCAAATTCTGTAGAAAAATTATTAGGTCCGCCAATTTATACACAAGAAGAAGAAAAAGATAGAGATGAAATTGGAGTTGCTACTGGTCTGGCATGGACTGCACATGGGGGACAGATTCTCTACATCGAATCAACAAAAATGAAAGGTAGTGGTCTTACACTTACCGGTCAACTGGGCGATGTCATGAAGGAATCAGCAACCGCAGCTATTGGGCATATTCGCTCAAAAGCAAAAGATTATGGAATTGAAGAAGATTTCTATGAGAAATCTGAGTTTCATATACATATTCCCGCAGGGGCAACTCCAAAAGACGGCCCTTCAGCAGGGATTACACTAGCAACAACTATAATGTCATTACTCACAAATTTACCTGTCAGTAAAGATGTTGCCATGACTGGTGAGATAACTTTAACCGGTAAAGTCTTACCTATTGGTGGATTAAAAGAAAAAGCACTAGCGGCCATGCGTATGAATATTTCAACGGTAATTATTCCTTGGAAGAACAAGAAAGATCTGGTCGATATTCCTGAAGAATACAGAAAAAAATTAAATTTTGTACCAGTTAAAGAGCTAGAAGAGGTTCTTGAAGTTGCTCTTATTGGATGGAAAGATCGTGAAAACTCTCTAAAATTTTCAAAAAATAAAAAAATTAAGCGAAAGAATATTCCACCAGTTGCAGCATAAAAATGAGATTTTTGTGGGCCATTATTTTCATCGTCTCTTGCACAACAACCAAAAAAGAATCTCCTTCAATATCAGAAGATGTTCGTTTGCTTAGGCGAATTATGGCCAAAGAAGTTCCCAAAATGAAGGAATGCTATAAAGCAGCAACTCTAAAGAAAAAACAAAGATACGCATATAATCCGACTGTAAAATTTCGAATCAATACTGATAGTACTATGACCAATTTCAATATAGAGCATAAAAACAAAATACCACCTAAAATTGCTCAAGAAATAAATTCATGTCTAGAGAAGATTTTTATGTCTTTGAAGTACCCAAAGGTCAAAGGTGAAATTCCAGTGGATGTCATTCAACCTCTTAATTTCTCAGAGAAAAAATAGTTCTTTTTTTATTTCAATCGCATTATGGACGAGGTCATTATCTCAGACTACAATGGTCTTAGGAGTGTTTATGTCACAAAAAAGTGAAGTCTATATTGCTGTCGTTGATGATTCAGATTTATCTAGAAAGAGTATCGTTGAAATCCTTGAACAAGCAGGTTACAACGTTGTGGGGGATGCCGCAGATGGTACAAAAGCGGTTCTTCTGGCGCAAACAACAAATGCAAACCTCTTTATTATCGATGTTGTGATGCCGGAAGTTAGTGGAATTGAGTTGATGGGTCTTATAAAGGATCATAAAAAAAGTGCGGCCTACATCATGATGTCTTCTCTGAAAATGGAAAGTATTATCCTAGAGTCGATCACTGGAGGGGCGCTAGATTTTCTCATCAAACCATTTTCCAAGGACACATTATTAAGATCTGTCGCGAAATTAGCAAAGCAAATTGAAGAAGGTTCGTTGGAGTAAATATGTTCTCATTAATAAAATTTAGTGCGTATTTTTTTGTTAGTTTTTTAATCCTCAGTTATCCAGTTGGAAATAAAACTGTTTTTAATTATATGTACCAAGTTTCAGAACCTTACTTAGGAGATGTTTATGAGTCAACTTCAAGATTGTTTTCAGGCATAATAAAAAGTGGAGTTGAGTTTACAAAATTGATTTTTGAAAATAGTGATCCAAAGACTTCAAATATTGATGATCTTCAATTAGATAAAGTAAAAAACACAATGGGTTCTCTCTTGAAAGACGACCGTGAAGACAGTTACACTGAAGAAGAAAAAGAGATGCTAGAGAGCATTCTTAAAAAAGAAAAAGAAGGTCAGGAGTGACCTTCTTTTTTATTCAGTTTTAAGAACTTGTTCTTCAGTTTTGGACGCACTTTCCGATTGATCTAACTCCAAGCATTTATCAACTGATAAAAAG
Proteins encoded:
- a CDS encoding UvrD-helicase domain-containing protein produces the protein MFDINKLNRQQKLAVKETEGPVMILAGAGSGKTRTLVSRMGYLIEEKNISPYQVLALTFSNKAAGEMRERIASAIQVDIGALQVTTFHSFCARLLRNEANYLGLSRSFTIYDDSESKSVVKSIMGRHGLNTKQVSPFEIMNYFSSLKHLGHYLGRENKIEIDYELEKDDAYYTFFEEYETEIHKANAIDFGGLITAVIQLFETYPNVLESYQNRYKYILVDEYQDTNRAQFELVEKLALIHRNICVVGDEDQSIYSWRGADIRNILEFEESFPEAKILKLEQNYRSSANIIEAASHVIQRNSQRKGKELWTENENGESIQIRECENDIKESQFVASEIDKLISSGVPLNDIAVFYRANAQSRLIEDALRNSNTPYRIVGGIKFYERKEVKDILAYMRLIINEKDSLALSRIINVPARGIGTTTLRKIEEEAIKSNSTLWEIISSLCENSQDFSHIRLSAKVKSALSNFSSLINECRAMNEQNESCIIIFEKVMHESGYYDSLIQKKDYESQARIENLEELGNAIKQFEKINSSNRLVNFLETITLDQSREGDNKDEGEIALMTIHGAKGLEFPYVFVTGLEENVFPSYQSMDNGEIGIEEERRLFYVAMTRAMKRLYLTFAQGRMLFGQIKFNGPSRFLNEIPNKYYDWKIEGKKRSQFNFNDENSYDDDWNDFSQESSFNEESYIVRQTTHEKQKILKSTYPEGSKVGHSLYGEGIVLESSSPGPDEKVVIKFRDGSKKKFMVKFAPLTLL
- a CDS encoding mechanosensitive ion channel, with protein sequence MPSALLTFIKFLSRPLFDIGGNSISVITIFVAVLLFWSSTFLSNLSVKLTYRILNKADLERGVRESFAKVSKYLTLFLGIMISLSALGFNLNSIAAISAVLGVGIGFGLQNITQNFMSGLIILFERPIKVGDLVEVNGVSGRVVEINFRSTLIHTRDDVAIIVPNSKFIAEQVVNESFSGEKIRLHLRVGVAYGTDVQKVKEILLKIAQENEGVLMTPPPSVIFEDFADSSLNFKLRVWVKELWTTEDILSELRFQVDKAFKENNISIPFPQRDVWIKEQKN
- the glmU gene encoding bifunctional UDP-N-acetylglucosamine diphosphorylase/glucosamine-1-phosphate N-acetyltransferase GlmU, with translation MSESFSSVILAAGEGKRLNMEVPKPLAPAAGLKLIDFPIRELKKFSKNLNLKDNISCVVGHKRELVEEHISQYENVNTVLQEKQIGTGDAVKSYFLGVKDAKDYDFTLITCADTPLIRESHFQKLFSCLKDTKADAVVATFKTTNPTGYGRIVIGDKGLKIIEEKDANTQQKTIKIVNSGLYIFKTSYILDHLDSLNTNNQSGELYLTDLFQQGRNVTSCEFEDDGSFLGVNNPDQLDKVNTILRKERAAQLQNDGVYFVESRHTYLDYDVEIGRGTTVYPNNFIQSGTKIGEKCILLPGSVIKNTIIGKQTTIKPYCILEDSRLGDNVTIGPFAHLRPDSIVKDECKIGNFVEIKKTRLDKGVKVSHLSYVGDAEIGEDSNIGCGFITCNYDGANKHKTTIGKGCFIGSDSQMIAPVKIGDEAYVASGSTINKDIPDGGFAIARERQVTKEGLAKKFLKKK
- the glmS gene encoding glutamine--fructose-6-phosphate transaminase (isomerizing), which translates into the protein MCGIVGYLGPQNAVDIVLEGLARLEYRGYDSAGVCFKNERQKLEVVKKEGKLENLISELKNHTTSSHIAIGHTRWATHGIVNDKNAHPHFFDEFPHVSIVHNGIIENFHEIKKDLESEGIIFHTETDSEAFLGLLAFELKSGSNLKDAIVSAFKKIEGNSALVVINDKSNELFAIKKSAPLVCGKNSKTNNLMVSSDPYALVGHVSDIYFPEDEVLCELKINGESTLKFFELDGRESRRFLHKIEEGNLEVSDKGHFDHYMQKEIYEQPGLIRSLAQKYLSDKGLEGLKSVSEFRPSLVHISACGTAWHAGLIIKNYLETVSKVPTVIDLASEFRYRNPLLNNGELGLFISQSGETADTLAAQELCKKNNLKTISIVNVDGSTLFRDCDFNLLIHAGVEIGVASTKAFTLQVLTGRLYAQALAGEINKEKVLKDYSLLADRIDELLNNIEKIKNIAEEISNNKGYIFTGRGIYFPVALEGALKLKEIAYVHAEGYAAGELKHGPIALIDEEMVNIAFIGPELYDKTYSNLLEVKARKGIIVGIGPKNDQKLSESCNYYIPLNFEGLGDLAPLYTNVVGQLLSYYLAKYKGTDIDKPRNLAKSVTVE
- a CDS encoding ketoacyl-ACP synthase III, whose product is MVRSKIAGVGAYVPPKLVKNSDLEKMMDTSDEWIQQRTGIEQRYWVDNNTSTSDLACEASIAAINDAKIQKEEIDLIIFATLSPDHDFPGSGCFLQAKLGIPGVPAFDIRQQCSGFIYGMSMADSFIQTGKYKNILLVGSEVHSKALDKTPEGRAVSVLFGDAAGAVIIQPTEVEDEKQDSHIIHCQLHAEGQYAKELWIPAPGSGFPDGERINADMIEKGLHYPYMNGRTVFVHATKRMAESLSSTLETSGYTVDDIDLFLFHQANLRINSKVGEMLGVDETKVFNTIQKYGNTTAATIPLGMRDALEAGILKPGMLVASAAFGSGFTWASSIYRY